The genomic DNA TCTccaaatcgtgcagccctaaacaATATTATAGAGAAATAAAAGGACCACTCGGAGGCAAACGGAAAAACTATGAAGTTGTTTGGCACGCTGATAACACTGTTTTCCCataaatgtgaaagaaaaacagcatcACTTCCTACATGGTTGTTGGTCCCACCACTGCCTACTTCAACCTCCTACCAAACAGCACAGAAAATGACTTAGTTGGTCCCGCTTTTGCCTTTTAAATGGCATATAACTGAAATGTCCCAGGTTGTAAAACTGAGTAAAACTGAGGGAGAAACCTAGTACCAAAGACTCCTAAATCCTCCTTAAAGTTTAGTTTATGTGAAGCCCCAGGTAATGGGTTCCTGAAGTGGAAAAGGACCATCAGTGGCCTAAAGATACAGAAGAATTACACCTCTAGAAACCTATTAGCCACACTGTGGCAgtctgaaataataaaaaaagagaccAGGCTATCAGACAGTGTCTCATGACATACACTATATGCCAGGGACCAACGTCACAGCAAGGAATGAAAGGCATGGAATGCTTCAAAGTCCGGTTAACAAATAGACTAGGTGAGGTTGCCACTGTCCTGCGTGTTGGGACACAGTCAGGGCTCCAGCAGATGCTACACATGACACCCTCTCACATTTCATGATCATATGGGTGGCCTCATTGGCTGCATTGATTCTGAAGGATTATCCAGGCTAGGGCCATTACACTGAATGCAGGCTGGCTCCTTCCAGTCTGTTGCTGCACTGGATAATCCTGGCTTCTTCATCAGTAATATCATTAGAGCATCATCTCTGCATGTTATTTCTGGGTTATTACCTGCATGAGAGCAAGTACTAAGGCTAACACAGGCAATCTTTCACATTACCTGCTGGGAAACACAGCCTTGTTGAAAAATAAAGCCTTCCTCTGACTGGGGAAAAGGAGAACGTGCCTTGAGCAGCATCTACGCACGCACATTCAAAGCTCATTGAAATGGATACGTGGCAGAATCACGAGTGACATTTAAGGGAATATTCCAAACGTGACACAATGCTCAAAACAAACCTCAAACACTCAGCACAGCACATTTGTTAAAGACAATCTTCGAGACGCTGGACAGAAAAGTGAGATTATAGTCTTTGTTTGTAATTAGTCAATTGCTGCCTTGGCCTCTAAATGATTAAACTGTTCAAAAACAGAAGATCAGTGGCTTTCCTGGAGAAATAGAGCAATGACGAGCTAGTGCTTTATGTTAATTGAGGGATGCCTAATGCAGTCGTTAGAATGCGTAGCAGCACACGTCGCAAACCTTAATTCTTTTTCACTACTTCCTCTTGGGCTGGCTTGGATGACATCTCTGCATTTTTCAATTGATGAGCCACTCAGTCACTTTTGGAGGGGAGGCACTTTTACTTCAAGCACGGCAACTTTAGATGCCACCTCCAGCAACTCAACAAGCACCTGACAAACTGATCTTGAGGGGGGAAAAAGGCATTGACTGTGCTGTTCTGAAGTGGTTGCAGGATTGACAGGTCAGAGGTCATGCTGTCATTACATTCACTTTATTTTCTGGATCAACATAACTCATGGGAACCAGGGAGAAGTTGCTGCAGACCCCTGCTATTCAGCTGTTATTCAGCACGCCCACCGCTAGTGGAAAATCATTGTATCCTCCTAGTTGTATTACGTCTGACAGATGTATGCAAACTTGCAGGGCCATGCAGGTACTATTGCAAGAGCCACGTAATATTTAAATCTGTCCCTATGCAACTATGGCCCTGTTTCATGTCAACATCCCTTTGAACAGCAGAGACAAACAGTGAGAATGATATTTTGATCTTAACTAACACTGGGTAATCAAACTACTAAGAATGCTGAGCCTCTAAAGCCAACATTCAAGCAGAAAGCTGGCAGAGATGAAACTATAAAACTGTGATGGTGCTAGTGTGTCAAATGTTTGATCCAAACCTTGTGGGGTAACCCTCAGCCTGTGCCGCACTGTAAATGTAAACTTGATAACACACTTGATCCCTCTTTAATGCCATGTCAAATAATACTTTTTGTAAAATTTCTGATTAATTGCATATTAAATCACATTTAGAGGAATCCTATATTCCCAAAATCCAGGTTGAATTGAGCATTTAGCAAGTACTGTAATGTGTTTAACTTTGACAGCCCATAACTATTTTCACTGCTCATATGTCAGCCTGATCTGCCTCAATTAGAGGGGTTGTAGCAATGAGTCATTCATCAACACCATCCCATATCAGATGCTGGGGTTGAATGTTTGCTCATTCACTGGCAGTGGTGATATTCTGTCAGATCCCTGGCCAACAGTGTGGCAGCGCAGGTGGTGCTGCTACTCTGGTGATGAGCCCATCTGAATAGAAACTGTCAacacaaaagagacaaattGTCTCGTGTCCGTACCAATAAGAGGATCACCCACTCCTCTGAGATTAAGTGATTGAGGAAGAAGAAGCCGACGCACAGCAAAAAAAGTCCTGTTTTTGATCAGCTCATATAACGTGCACCTTCCGCATGGCTTCATGTGGCAGAGGTCTTAGGCCTCCTCTCTGAGCAGCAGCAGGGCCTGTGCAAATGTAGTGGAAAGATAAAAATGACTGAGAATGCAGTGCTTTCCTCAGGCTCAGAGGGCATGAGTAATACCCCAGTTATAATTTAGAGCAGAGAATCGcatgctgacaaaagcagcataTGTTGTGTGAGTCAGTTCTGCGCTAAAGCtgagaaagggaaaaaagttTCAGTCCCTACCTTCCAGCTCTCTTCCTTTCCCCACCTTATTCCCATCTGGCCTTTCTAcatcattttctctttcacttaccCTCTCCCTCAAACTCCCCACTTCAACCTCCCCCTCCGAGTGTTTTTATAGCAACAAGGCCGTAATACCTTCCTTCCGATGGCACCACTTGGTTTATTGGGTGGGGGTGGCTCAAAgatcctctgctgctgctgtggaggcAGTGTGGAGTAAAGTGGGATGATCTTGATATCACCGACTTCCGGCCCCAGGTCGTCGACCTCCCTCTTGATCCGCTTGCAGGCTTCATCAATTTCCTGAAAGACGGAAGTGCAACAATTAATCCGGGCGTCACCTGTGTATGTAAACAGCAAACTCAAAACAGGCACTGAACAACACCTGGATGAACAATGGCGGTGAATCTGGATGATAGGGGAAGGTGCAGAAAGGCGGCCGGGGAAACCGTGGTTCCCTGCTACAGTACATTTGTTCTACCTATCGCTCCATCTGACGGAGGAAATTAAACCTGGACTGCAGTATGCATTGCTGAGCTCCCTGTGGCTCTGTTGTCAAATGCAGCAATCATGGAAAACATGGACGAGCAAGCTCCGAaggcatgcacatgcacacccacacccccacacacacacacacccccccacacacacacacacacacacacacacagaaacagggttCATTATTCCACAGCGCAGTATTGTAGGGAGGAATGTGAGATGAGACGAAGCACTGATGCATAACCAGCGGCAAATCATGGCAGATCAGTTTAGTGAAGCTGAATGTTCTAGAGCCGGTGGgctggcagacagacacagcgaCCTGAGTAGTGCCAGGAAGAAAGCATAGTGAGCACAAGGCTAGGGCCTTTTTTCTAAAGGCCTATTGGACTACACTAATAAATGTACTAAAATATGTCTACATATTCTACATGCAACCCATTAACATAAAAGTACTCGTTTTATTTTACCTACTTACATTTTTAATCATCGTACTTAAAAGGTTTAAAGTAGGTTCTGGTATGGCCTAAACTACCATGTACATAATAGCTTTTCATTTTCCAAGCAACTCCCGCTGTTAAGAAccgttttctttgtttttgctaaCAATCATTTAATCCTCATGAAGCAGCAGTTACTATACGTTTCATGTTACAGCCTATACTGTTGCACCACCTGCAGGCCCATGGGAGCAATGCAGCAAGTTTTCAAAGAGAGGAGTCAGGAGTCAATGAACAGGAACCAGAATTATTTCCCTGATGCttttaaaactgaaaaggaGCTACATCAGAGCTCTTTATCATGCATGTTGGCTAAGAAATCAATCCACACAACTTCTCAGATCCTTGTTTCCTTTTCTAAAAGCATACTGTGCTGAAATTAGTGACTGACGCGGACTTAATTTGTACCACTGTGCGAGGCCAGTAACATGTACTTTGACATGAGAAAGCACCACGGTGATGTTCCCCGTTTTCCTTCTAGACTGCAAGTGTGTTATTAGCCCTGTTGTCCCCTTGTTCATCGCATTAAGTATTAAGTCAAACCCTGCTGATGGCCCAGTGCTTCTTAATCAACACACTGACAAGTAGAAAACGGTAAATCTGAATGGATTGGTAAAATTAGCCTGGGTATTAATAGTCTATAAAGCCTCTGGATGCAGCAGCTgccatggagaaaaaaaaatggcccTCTTTGCCAAAGTGCCAGAAGCAAGCTGGCTGTCCCTCCCTTAGGGACAGCAAGACagagtgtctcacacacacacacacacacacacacacgcacgcacacacgcacgcacgcacacgcagtTGGCCGGTGTTGGGAACCTGTCCACCAGCTCTCCCTGCCACCCCAGAAGCAACAATCTACGGCCAAGCTAATAACCGACACATTTAGGCACTCCTCTTGACTAGCAAACAACCCCCGCCAATCCCCACGTTTTGATGTTAGCTGCTGAGGGGGAAGCTTAAATATTAGGACTTATCTTTGCTCAACAGCTGTGATAAGTTTCAACTTTCTTGTTTGGTGCTTccattctgtttgtttgtggaagCAAACTATCTTAGAGAAACtgaggaggaaagaggaagagagtcCTGTGCTTTTTACTTTTGCCTATTCTAAATTAAACAGTCACATAAAAACTATCTAGTCTATGGATCTGTATCCCAATCATTAGTCTACATCAAAGTTGCTGGGAGACTGAAGAGGTTAAGAAGTGCTTGAGGGGTGTGCTGCAGTACCCTTTGAACACCCATCTCTGCCAGACCTACTACACTTTAACTTCTTTAACCCAATTAGGAGAGGGTGATAATGAACTCACCGTGGAAGCTTGacatggtggggggggggggggggggggggaaataaatCAACAAATTACATCTAACTGCATGAGCAATGTTCAACATTGCCTGCAAATATACTAGACTTTTCAACACATTCACAGGCGTGACTATCAGAGTTTCTAGCCATCCAAGCAGCTGGGATACCACTAAACCTAAAATCAATTACCAGCCTTCAAAGGAGACCACTTCAAACACCATGCCCTCCAATGACTTCATCCCCTTCGTAACAAGCCGCATATTGATCTTGCTTTGGCTAAGGAAAACTGACGTAGGTGCACTGCCACAGTCAAGCCAATGTTGAGTGACAAATAATCACTGCTAGTAAACAACCCAACACAAGATGTGATTGGGGAAGCCAGAAAGACACACAACTACATGAGTTCTTAAAGATCCCTTGTGTAGATCAAAAATTAATAGGGTGTAGCAAAAGtccaaaatgtcatttaaattgcCAGAGCAATTTGTGGTGCATTCACACCAGTTACATTCTCCTTTACAACCACAAGTAATCACATGGTCTCCAACACCATTTTGTCAGAGTGCTGAGAGAATAATCATACCAGCACAGGCACTGTTGGCTCTGACAGGCTCCTCCTGTCCAATGATCGGAACATTGAAACATTTgttggtgctgtgtgtgtgtgtgtgtgtgtgtgtgtgtgtgtgtgtgtgtgtgtgtgtgtgtgtgtgtgtgtgttcaccctGCTGTGACCAAATTCATCATTTTGGGCATGAACCCTGCCCTCCATTACACTTCAGTGGACAACATTTGCAGGGAggtggaaaaaataataaatgacttAATTTCAGAGATTTGTGGGAAGGGCAGAATCTGGGTCACTACTGTTTCCCCCCCCAGTGCAAATCCTGGTGGTTCCCAAACAGGCACACTCACGTGCATGAACATCTGTCAAATTGAGGATTAATAATTTCCTGTGCAGACGGTGCACGAGTGTGTGCTCATGACACAGTGTACGTGAGTAACTCATCTATGTAATTGCATTAAGATGCACGCATTTAACTTTGGAGATGTCTAAAATCTTTGCACAACTTTATAACCTTGTTCGTTGTGTTTGTTTCAAAAATACCAATAACGAGGGCTCGGTTGCCGGCATCGCTACCTACCTATTACAATGAAATTAAACGAAAATGTAGAGACGACGCGGAACATGGCACGTATTGGGGGTGGTCCCGAGTTAGAAACGTCAGTTGCAAATATCTGATCAAATTTGCGGTTTATTAATGATCGTTAATGACTGTTAGGCCACGGAAAAGGCCTAGGAAAAGAAAGGCTGGTGACAGTCATGATGAAGCTGAGGTTAGTTGGATCAAATTAAGAAGGAGGGGAGGCGGGTATTTTGTCAATGTGAAAATGCCTAGCAGGGGTTATTTGATTTCATTCTTGTAGGTTGCTTAATCAAGCAATGTATTGCATTATGGACAGGACGACGGGAAGTACAGGTGAGACAGGAAAAGTATGGAAAGAAAGGTGAGAGGACAGCAGGTAGAGGAAAGAGGCAAGAAGTATTGAAGCATTTCATTAAACATATTCGACATCTACAAATGTGTACAAATATGTGTCTAAAGCCTGTCTTGTGTAAGCTGACGCGATAACTATCTTCCGGCGgcgcaaaataaaaaaacgttttCACTCTTCAGCACCACTGCTGGAAATAATCCTAAGGGAAACACTGTAATGGACAATGACACAAATCATTTAACCTGGCTTTTGTAGAACAAAACCTAAGGAGTGGTACCTCTTGTCCAGTGAGGAAGAGCAGAAGGTCCCCTTCATCCACCTCACACATGTGGATCTGGATCACAGTGCGGATGGCCGCCTCCAGGTAGTCCCGCTCAGGTTCCGGCGTGTAGAAAATCTCCACAGGGTGGGTGCGTCCGGGGATGGTTAGCAGTGGGCAGTTGTCAAAGTACACCTGGAACTTTCCGGCATCGAGCGTGGCACTCATGACGATGACCTGGACAGAGAAGAGCACAGGAATAGGAGAGACAAGTCTGTGAAGGACAATGTATTCATAAAAGGaaagataaaagtaaaagtaaagacaGCAGAGTGTAAATGACTGTGGTGATTATGGGAGTGAGCACTGACGTGTAGAATGAGTTAACATTTCATATGGCTTGATGATAATTAAGGATAAGGACACATGCTAAGTGGATAACGGTGCAACCAAATACAGAATAGATGAAGAGTGCAAAAAGCTATACAGGATGGATCATGCTTTGAATCCGAATTTAGGATGAGGGAGCTGGCACGAACCCAAGATGGTGTCCATAGTGTAGAACTTGGCATTACACTCCAAGTCACTGACCTACACAGAGCTATGACAGTCCTTGTTCCTGATGTTTGGTACACAATGTTCTCCCCAGAGCCATTAGATCGAGCGCATTAGGATTCTGATGGGAAACGCGTCTCCCATTTTCAATCTCAAACATTTTCAGGTGCCAGTGTCTCGGCATTTCGCTTTACGCTCTGCGAGACATCATAATTGCTCTTAATCAAGGCAAATTAAACTTTCAAATTTGGTAGGGGACAGGGATGAAGGAGATAGAGGGGTGTGGGTGGATGATCATTCCCAATAACCTAGACCTCATTTAACAGTCCGCGAACAACAATCTAACCTTTGATTCCACACTGACAAAACAACTAGTCGTTATCCATCTGCTTTATGAGAAATATGTCTGGCACAGTCTGCCTATAAAGCGCCTGCCTGCCTGTACGCTCCCATCCACACCGACACATTGCTATTCTCCCCCTGGATGATTGGCTCAAAATGGGGCTGACTCTAGGAGCAATCTCCACTCGTGCTGCGGTGCAGAATAGATGTGCATTTCTGAGCCCAACAGCaacatttctcttttctctACAGATACACAGCTGTCAGACATGGGGACACTGTCAGGAGAAATGTGACAAAAGGGAGGAGTGACAGAAGAGGGAAATAAACACTGGCTGTCACTGAATTTATCCTGCAGGAAGTAATGGTTAGGGCTTTAACCGTGTTTTGAAGGCATTAAGTGGGACATATTTGTGGAAACAAATCAGACTAGTGTCAAGAGTACTTTCAGCACCAAGTCAGGAGATAAGACAAGTGACATTTGACTTTCCAGAATAAATAGCAAATGTAGGTGCTGGATAAATGGTCACATTAAGCTTCAGGAACTTACACTACCTTTTAAATAATCCACATGCTTTTAAATGGTTGCAATAGCTAATCCTGAGGCCATAAAAAAAGATGCTTGTTTCCCATATTTATCAAATATAATGAAGAAACTcagaaatattgtttttacCTTGAGGTCAGCCCTCTGGCGGACCACCTCCTTGAGGACCCCCATGAGGATATCTGTAGCTAAAGTGCGTTCGTGTGCCTCGTCCAAGATGATGACACCATAGCGCTCCAGCAGAGGATCATTCATAGCCTCCCGCAGCAACATTCCATCTGTCATGTACCTGGGTGAATAGAATACATGCAGGCTTTATCAGCATATACAGTGGCATTATCTGAATACAAATCCTGCTTACAATTAATGTAATGAGCACAGCATTCCCCTACAGAGAAATGTCCTGCTTCAAAGTGATGTGGGCAGAACATAAACAATGGGGGAGGAAGTATAAAGAGGATAAGATGAATTTGAGAAATGTCAAACCTAACGCCAGTCTGTCAAGCAAGACAATTCAAATTGTCTACATTTTTTAACAGCTCACTGAATTAATCATAGATTATCACTTGTACAAGGCTCCTGTTAAGCTAATAGGCTCTTACTGTTATCTATTTCTGCCAATGCAGCTGTAGGTTTGTCATTGGTTGCTtttcaaaacataaaaagagagccgagagaaacattttaaactAGCCTTCTTACTTGAGTAGGGTCTTGGGAGAGCTGCAGTCCTCAAACCTGATGGAGTAGCCCACCTCTTGGCCCAGCATGACATCCATCTCGTCAGCAACCCTCTGGGCGACGCTCATGGCCGCTACCCTCCTGGGCTGGGTGCAGGCCACTGCTCTCTTTGGTCCCGGCATTGACCGCACCATGTCCACACACCACTGAGGGATCTGGAAGACGGCGGACAAGACAGGTTGTGTCTGAGCCGAAGAGGCCGAGTATAAAAGAattctttaaataaaagaatTCTTTAAATATAATAGCAAACGAGGGAGATGAATGCAAGGCTGATGTAGGAGGATGAACCTTATCAGTGGGTGTACCAGCCTAAAACAAAAGATTTCATAGTACTACTACTAGAAGTGCATTATTATAGTTTGCTATGTACGGAAAAGCAAATACCTACAAAAGTCATACCTGTCAACATTTTCCCTGACAGCATGTTCTTGCTTTGAGCTTAAAAACAGAAGCAGCTTGCTAAGAGAGGCTTGAATGAAGAGAGTCTTACTTCCACTCTATTAAGCTTGCGGTTCGGATGACTGCCCTTTAGAGATGATTCAAATCTTACCAGACTTTGAAATGTCACCCCAAtcagaataacaaaaaaaaatgctgatgaCAGGTTTGGAAGAGATAAACATTTCTCGAAGagtattaaaatatattagaaCTTTCGGGGCCTGGCCCTAATCATCAGAATATGATTGGTGGAACGTCTGTATGCTACCTAATTTGTACCTGACAATCATTTAAGCTTCATTTGTATTTAGACAAAgtaaaagcagtaaaaaaaaaaaaaacttgtcttAAAACTTGCTTTCCCTGATTGTGAGGAAGACGTTTTGCCTAAATGCAATACTAAccattcttttctctttcttttaattTCAAGAAATACCATTGTGGTCAAACTTAAAGGCATCATGattattttttcctttcatttccaGAGCAATAACCACAAATGACTAATCTTAAAGATAAAGAAGTGTTTGGAAGATAGTTTGTATTCCCCTCAGGAGGGGGCTAAGGCTCAAACAGTGATTTACTCTAATCTACTCTCTTTCAAATTTTAAGGACCGACAACCCAGCTCTTtcaaaaactttaaataaacgTAACCACCACACACTGTGAAACAGCTCCACAGAGTAACTGTTTAAAATGCATCATCTGTTCATTCCACCCTGTTTTTTTATGGCAATATTATACCAATTATATTACTGAATTTCAATTTGACACATTTTAGTCAatttatagtttaaaaaaaaaaaaaaaaaagttcatgtTTTAGGGGCACCCGACAACAGTAGTGCATATTTACTGCCTTATACCTGAGTGGTTTTTCCAGAGCCTGTCTCTCCCACCAGCACAAAAGACTGGTTACACATCAGGATGTCAGTGAAGCGCTCTCTGTACTCCCAGACAGGCAGCTGCTGCCGCTTCTTCATGATCTCATGGTAGCGTGGCGTGTGGGGCAGATTGGTGAAGGGGTTGATCGGCTGCTGAATGGGGGTTTGCCTAAGGAAGCCTCCACTGCCTGCAGCTAGGCTGTTGGGCGCTGCGGATGACTTCACATCTCTGTCCCCGTCACGGTCTCGATCCCGATCACGGTCCCTGTCCCTCGACCGTTCTTCACGGTCTCTGTCCCGGTCGCGGTCACGCCTGTGAGAGGAAGATGCAAGTTAAGATTTGATGAAGCCTTGCCACACGGAATAACCAATATAACTTACCACAGAAACACGACATAACCAAATACACTTGAAATGACCAAAATACTATTTTTCCCTAGATTTAGTAAAGATTATAGCAAACATAAAAAGCACAACATAGAACAGACAGTGCACATGTTAGCCTATGTCAAGTTCATGTTCTTAAAATTGAATGAAAAGGTTACTGCACATTCTTATTAACTGTTGCTAAAAGCACCGACTAACCAAGTGTGGCATGCAAAGGCCATGAATACTGTCCACAAGATTGTTCTCTTGTGCagacatgtatttatgtttacattattctcttatattgtccatatttaatgctggtctctagactttatccttgcactattggacctgtttgcactaccaccatgacacacactctcatactgaatcacagggtcagttcCTGCCCTATCACTGCAAgtgtctcatgcttatacatcccttagtacattcatgtggattttttttattttatttagtaatttttattttattgtccatgctagtcatgtggatttgtttttttatcatcctgtttgtgatgtatgtgaatgttgtgtgtgatgtcttaagCTAATGgaaccttgaatttccccttggggatcaataaagtatctatctatctatctatctatctatctatctatctatctatctatctatctatctttaaaTGGCTTTAGAACATAATGCAAACCATTTATATCCTCACATTATCTGGACAAAGTGTGTGTAGCTCATGGCAAGCTACAGTGTAAAGGTGTTTCATGTAAGTAGTACCAAAAAAGATATTTAGGGATAAATTAAGGgctaaaaaataattttctggCAGATTCCACtttgaaaaaacacaaattcatGACTCTGAAATTGATCAATTATGTGTCTACAAGACAACTCCATTACTAATGAATATTTTTTGCTACTAATTTACTATTCAGTTTTGTCTAAATGTTCAGTTGTTTGCAGTGCGATAATGAGTTACAACGTAATTGAAGCCAAGCGTGACTCAGAGAGAGGTGGGTCGCATCATCTAGTTTGAAACCCCTCAACTTGTCTGAATCATGGATGGATTATGGTCTGGATGTACGCATCTCTAGCATTCATGTCCTTGACTATGGGAGAGCTGCAATATGCACATCGGATGACGCTAGATTCTGCTGTTTGAACATAAATATAACCGAATGTATAGTTTACACAATGCGTACAATATTATATATGCCTCTGGGTAAATTTCATATTTTACTGGTCGACCCGGGCCCGGTAAAGCAGTGACCCTGAGCGTAATCTCGATGACTTTGACAACTGACAGCGATTCAACCTAGCTAGGTCCCCCGACTTCTACAGGCCGATCAGGTCTTGTCTGGACCCATAACGCTCAGCAATCCTTTAATGTCCCTAAGGAAAGCTAGGCTTTACAGCAAAGGTCGCCTGACACTGACTTGGGACTGTAATATGAGACATGGCAGTGACACCTGACATTGCATCTTATTTCCGCTAACAGCTAACATAAACATTAGCCCAGCTAAGGGGTCCTATGTGCTGCCACATGCTGTAACAACCGATCATTCATGGCATGTTGACGTTGTCTCGTGAAATGCAACGTTATGTCCTTTGTATTTAAGACCCAGCGCTCAAAGTAGCACTGGCTAGCATGTAACGGTAGCCACGTGCAGACCAGAACAGGCTGGCTGTTTGctaagttagctaacgttgcacTAGCCAATTTGCTCGACCATTGCACCGCACGCCCTTATCGTCCAACAGCATCTCTATACAGCTAGCTGTTTATCATGTCACTGAAACAATGATACGCTCCCATCCACCCCGTTGGTGCTTACTTTAGCTAAACATAGCGAAGAGTTGACGTTAGCACGGCTAGTTAGCAAcaggacaacaacaaaacagcctGCAGCAATCACAAACACTGCAACAGCGGGAAGCTTTTAGGTAACGTTAACGCTACATACTCATCAGAGGGTCTCTTTTTACTCGGCGAATCATCTCCCAAATCTAAACGATGTCGCTTGGACATCCTGACACCGATATCCGTCCAAACTGTGGCTTTAGCAGTTTATTAATCCATGCAGATTTTCCCCAAAGCGTTAAACATCACCAAAATGGCGACCGGAAGCTCTTACCTCATCATTATTATCCTTGACAAAATTATTCGAAAGCAGTAATTAACTGTGACACCCGGAAAGCACGATGCATAGAAAAGGTCCCGGCTTTACTGTACACTGCACATGAACGCCTATTGCAGTTCCTGCAGATACGATGCAGTGGTTTAGGTCTGCTGCCGGTAGAGTCGGGATGATGATGTTCCCGTCAAACAACGCGCTacacagtaggcctactgttGCCTCGCCCCCTTCAGTCCAAAGCATCAGTCTCACTGCAGCACATGCAGGTCTGACTCAAGCACCCAGGAACCTCtctaaaaaatatattgttactATTGCTATAGGCTACATGTCACTATATAAATATTGCATGAATGAACAGAATAGTGTGCTCAGAATATAGCCTGACAGTGTTGGCTGCTCTGTCCGTTGATGCTCCAAGAAGGGAAATCTTTATACAGCATCGTTGCAGGGGACCCCATTGGAGTTCCATGCAACCATGGTGAAACTGGGACCCTACAGTGGGGAAATTCAGCAGAGCTGTATAATAGGCTTTTTCTGAGTCGAAATTGCGCAAGAAAATAGCCATCAAATGAATTACTCTGAATCAGATAAAGACAAAAGTAATTTAAGTGCCATATCatcatgatttctttttttccttaatGAATGCACATTGCATTTAATGATGTGGTGAGATTAGTGGTCTTTAAGTCAAGTTAATTTGCTGCTCTCCCtcttcatcattcattttatttcatttgaaagCTCATTCCTGGCTGCCTCCAGGCAGGATGTGCATACAGTATGGACCAGTAGTGTATACCCAAAc from Sander vitreus isolate 19-12246 chromosome 19, sanVit1, whole genome shotgun sequence includes the following:
- the dhx15 gene encoding ATP-dependent RNA helicase DHX15 isoform X1, yielding MSKRHRLDLGDDSPSKKRPSDERDRDRDRDREERSRDRDRDRDRDRDGDRDVKSSAAPNSLAAGSGGFLRQTPIQQPINPFTNLPHTPRYHEIMKKRQQLPVWEYRERFTDILMCNQSFVLVGETGSGKTTQIPQWCVDMVRSMPGPKRAVACTQPRRVAAMSVAQRVADEMDVMLGQEVGYSIRFEDCSSPKTLLKYMTDGMLLREAMNDPLLERYGVIILDEAHERTLATDILMGVLKEVVRQRADLKVIVMSATLDAGKFQVYFDNCPLLTIPGRTHPVEIFYTPEPERDYLEAAIRTVIQIHMCEVDEGDLLLFLTGQEEIDEACKRIKREVDDLGPEVGDIKIIPLYSTLPPQQQQRIFEPPPPNKPSGAIGRKVVVSTNIAETSLTIDGVVFVIDPGFAKQKVYNPRIRVESLLVTAISKASAQQRAGRAGRTCPGKCFRLYTEKAYKTEMQDNTYPEILRSNLGSVVLQLKKLGIDDLVHFDFMDPPAPETLMRALELLNYLAALNDGGDLTELGSMMAEFPLDPQLAKMVIASCEFNCSNEILSITAMLSVPQCFVRPTEAKKVADESKMRFAHIDGDHMTLLNVYHAFKQNHDSTQWCYENFVNYRSLMSADNVRQQLSRIMDRFNLPRKSTEFSSRDYYTNIRRALVTGFFMQIAHLERTGHYLTVKDNQVVQLHPSTVLDHKPEWVLYNEFVLTTKNYIRTCTDIKPEWLVKIAPQYYEMGNFPQCEAKRQLERIIAKISSKEYTQY